A region from the Candidatus Zixiibacteriota bacterium genome encodes:
- the ribD gene encoding bifunctional diaminohydroxyphosphoribosylaminopyrimidine deaminase/5-amino-6-(5-phosphoribosylamino)uracil reductase RibD: MAEKADERFMRMALELARQGQGETSPNPLVGAVIIKDGKIVGKGYHKRVGGAHAEIEALRSARENARGGTLYVNLEPCCHYGRTNPCTDAILEAGLKEVVYAITDPNPRVRGQGARRLKSAGVAVRSGVLAKRAEELNEVYLKYIQTGLPFVILKTAQSLDGRVATVTGDSRWISGEPARKFAHRLRADADAVAIGAGTLRADNPQLTVRLVAGRNPYRIIIARNIRFSPSLHLFANNQDGKTIVATGEEGAARLRSKDLIVWRMRSARAGIVLKEVLKRAGEFQISSLLVEGGGRLATSFLRERLVDRHYVVIAPMTIGRGIDSVGDIGVRKLRQSIQYRNPNFTLCGEDLLFSGYPVRS; the protein is encoded by the coding sequence ATGGCCGAAAAGGCCGATGAAAGATTTATGCGGATGGCGCTGGAGTTGGCGCGCCAGGGGCAGGGGGAGACTTCGCCAAATCCGCTGGTGGGGGCGGTAATAATCAAGGACGGGAAGATTGTTGGCAAGGGATATCATAAGCGAGTAGGCGGGGCTCATGCCGAGATAGAGGCGCTTCGGTCCGCCAGAGAAAATGCCCGTGGCGGCACGCTCTATGTGAATCTGGAGCCCTGCTGCCATTACGGTCGAACTAATCCTTGCACTGATGCTATCTTAGAAGCGGGACTTAAAGAAGTAGTTTATGCCATAACCGACCCCAATCCACGTGTCAGGGGGCAGGGGGCGAGGCGACTGAAGAGCGCCGGCGTGGCGGTCCGTTCAGGCGTGTTGGCAAAGCGTGCGGAAGAACTGAACGAAGTCTATCTGAAATATATTCAGACCGGGCTTCCTTTTGTAATATTGAAAACGGCGCAGTCGTTGGATGGGAGAGTCGCCACGGTTACCGGAGATTCGCGCTGGATTTCAGGTGAGCCGGCTCGAAAGTTCGCTCATCGACTCCGGGCAGATGCCGATGCCGTGGCTATCGGGGCGGGGACATTGCGCGCCGATAATCCGCAATTGACAGTGCGTCTGGTGGCAGGGCGGAATCCGTATCGGATAATCATCGCAAGGAACATAAGATTTTCGCCATCGTTACATCTATTTGCAAATAATCAGGACGGTAAGACAATCGTTGCGACCGGAGAGGAAGGAGCCGCAAGACTGCGAAGCAAGGATTTAATTGTCTGGCGGATGAGAAGCGCCCGAGCCGGAATAGTTCTGAAAGAGGTGCTGAAACGGGCCGGTGAATTCCAGATCTCTTCTCTGCTGGTGGAAGGGGGCGGGCGACTGGCGACCTCTTTTCTGCGGGAACGATTGGTTGACAGGCATTATGTCGTGATTGCGCCAATGACCATTGGACGGGGGATTGACAGTGTGGGTGATATCGGGGTGAGGAAACTCCGCCAGAGCATCCAATACCGTAATCCCAATTTTACCCTTTGCGGAGAGGACCTGCTCTTCTCCGGATATCCGGTGAGAAGTTAA
- a CDS encoding riboflavin synthase (catalyzes the formation of riboflavin from 6,7-dimethyl-8-(1-D-ribityl)lumazine), with translation MFTGIIETVGHLRRIARRGEYLTLAITPNKPLENVILGESIAVDGCCLTVTRFDRSGFDVEVSPESIRSTIIGGYKTGRQVNLE, from the coding sequence ATGTTTACAGGAATAATTGAGACAGTCGGACATCTGCGGCGAATCGCGCGTCGAGGTGAGTATCTGACGCTGGCGATCACCCCGAATAAGCCATTAGAAAATGTAATTTTGGGAGAATCGATTGCAGTTGATGGGTGCTGTCTGACAGTTACGCGCTTTGACCGGAGCGGATTTGATGTAGAAGTCTCGCCGGAGAGCATCAGGTCAACCATTATTGGCGGGTATAAGACCGGGCGTCAGGTCAATCTGGAA